The Erinaceus europaeus chromosome 6, mEriEur2.1, whole genome shotgun sequence sequence CAGCGGGGTCGCGGCCCCTCACCATGGCGACGGCGGGGGTCCCGGGGCGCTTCTACCGCTGCGCCTGCTTCTGCTCTGAGAACCTGTACGTGGCGCGCTACGGGCTGCACGTGCGCTTCCGGGACGAGGCGCAGTTGCGCCGCGACTACGGCCCGGTGAGCGGGTGCTCCCGAGACACGCTGGAGCCCTGATCACGGCCCCGGCCGGGCAGGCGGGCGGGTGGGCGGGCTGGCACTCCCCGGGGAGGGACGCCGTGAGCTGCGATGCGAGGCGCTCAGGTCGCCTCTACGATCTGGAGGTGGAGCGAAGGCTCCGAGACGCCGGGCGACTAGCTCAGAGCCACGCGGCTGTGCTCACTGGCCTTTCTGCTCCCAGATCCTGCGCAGCAGAGGCTGTGTCGACCCCAAGGACTTTGAGGAGCTGTTAGAAGAGGTAACAGCCCCCTGGGCATGCAGGCCGCGGTTCCCTTTCCGTTTGGGCAGCTGGAGGGGTCTCTCAGGGCTGTCAGCCCCAGACACCCCATCACCACAGCACCTGGGTCCTAACACCAGAAAAGGAGGAGTTGGGGAATTCCAAGCCGTCCACGTCACACCCTTCTCAACTGCCGACAGCTCTGTCCAGCTATCCCCCCACCCATCTGACAGGAGAAACAGAAAACTTAGGCTCAAAGACAGCAGTCACCTGTCACCCGTTTCATAGCGGGTGAAGATGGGGTCCCGCCCGGGGCCAGCAGCTGGCCTCCCCCATTTCCCCCAAGAACTACCGTTCCTtctttcccaccccctcctttgCCTGGAGGGTCAGTTGTGGAAGCTTCCCAGGAGACCCTCTGCAGTCTGCAACCCAAGACCCGGCTGGCCCTGTGTTCCCCTCCCCTGCACTGAGGGGCTCTCCTGCCAGCCCAGCATACGGTGGTGCAGAGCAGAAGGAATCCCCTTCAGCTGCCCACTGACCCAGGTGGGGTCAGGAGTGGAGGGAGGCTTGGCTCCAGCCTGGGCCTGCTTCCTCATCTGTACTGTGGCTTTTGGGGGTAGTGGCTCCATCCCAGTGACCTAGCCCTGTGCCACCTAGCTTCAGCAGGAGGTGGAGCGGCGGCAGCGGCTGGGGCAGGAGTCTGCTGCCAGGAAAGCTCTCATCGCCAGCTCCTACCGCCCAGTGAGGCCCGACATATACAGCTCGCTGCAGGTACCTGGCAAGGGTAGGCTTCTGGGGCCAGGCGGAGGCATCCTGGCCCCGTGGCTGCCTGCCCCAGGACTGCTATGTTCTGCCCCCAGGATGTAGCTCTGGCCCCCGAGTTTCTGGATGCAACTGAGTATAGCACATCACCAGGTGCAGACCTGAGTGGCCTTCTTCAGCGGCTGGAGACAGTGTCGGGTGAGGTCTGGGTGCAAGATCAGGCGGGACTGGGGGTGGGAGACTTGGCTCCATCTAGCCACTATGTCTGTATCCAAACACTAAATCAGGGCTAGAAGGATTGGTGGGAGTGATTTGCTAAGGCCAGGGCATCTGTTTCTATTCATTCCTTCACTCACTTACTCAGCCAACAGAGTGGCTCCTGGCACACTCAGAGGGCTCAGTGCAGGGACAGTTGGGACAGGCATAGGCTGGGTTAAGGAATCAATAAGGAAGACTATCAACAGGGGCGTGGTTTCCATCCCTAGACCTGGAGTCGAGAGTGAAGTTTCCTAATGGCCAAGACCTGGGGCTGTGGAATGGTGGCCAGACAGCCTCATCAAACTCAAAACCAGCCAGTCTCTGCTCGGGGTTGGTCTCCCTTTGCCTGAACCCAGGCTTGGGGGTCCCTGGCAGTGCCTCCACCTGTGTCCCAGGCCTCTCTCCTGTGAAATGAGAGCGTGCTGGGGTGCAGTGAGGGAGTGTGCTTTAGGTATTTAATAAGTGCTTTCTACTCATGATGATTAGTCACGAGTTGGAGGTACAGTGGGGACGTCAATGCCACTCCCTTTATGAAGCTTCTGTTGGGAGGGGGTGCCGAAGGTGGCATGGAGATTGTGTGGAAACTATCTGGGTGGGGCTGTGCTGTGCAGTGAATtggcaaaagtgtgtgtgtggggggggcatgaGTCCTGCTCCCCTGGGCCAAGAAATTCTGTATTTCCATTCTGGGCTGGGCCTCTCTCCACCAGTCTGCACCAACAGTGTGCGGCCCCTTTTCACCTCACTGTGGTGACTcatcatggggtgggggtggggtacagGAGAGCCCCAGTTGGCTGTCTCTGGACAGGCCCCTAGCATGAAGGCTAGACAGTGGGCTGAGAGGCTTGTGGGGTAGGGTACCTCAAGAATAAGCCTCCCAGGACACACGTCTCACGTAACAGTCATTGCAGTTGCCCTGAGAGGTGAGTcccttctccaccccaccccaccccccttgtaCAGATGAGGAAACCGAGGCCGAGGGAAGTGAGAAGATGTACCCAGGCTAATGCCACCCCCCAGAGAACTGAAGTCCAGCCTGGAAGACACCATGCTGGAGCTCTGGGTAGACAGACTGCCCTTCCCTCTGCAGAGGAGAAGCGCATCTACCGGCTGCCGGTGTTCACAGTGCCCTTCTGCCAGGCTCTGCTGGAGGAGCTGGAGAACTTCGAGCGATCGGACCTGCCGAAGGGGAGACCCAACACCATGAACAACTATGGGGTGGGTGACCCCTTTTTATGCCTCAGCTTCCCATCTGTAGTACAACACCAAGGTGGGCTGCCTGGAAGTTACCAGAAACTGCACTTACTCTGTCCTGAGGAAGGGGGTCCCCCACTGGCTTCCCTGTGACCTGGGATTCCCTGGCCAGGTGCTGCTTCACGAGCTGGGCTTAGATGAGCCACTAGTGACACCGCTGAGGGAGCGCTTCCTGCAGCCGCTGCTGGCCCTGCTGTACCCCGAGTGGGGGGGGGCAAGGCTCGACAGTCACCGCGCCTTTGTGGTCAAGTATGCTCCTGGTGAGGACCGAGAGCTGGGCTGCCACTACGACAATGCCGAGCTCACCCTCAACGTGGCCCTGGGCAAGACATTCACAGGGGGTGCCCTGTACTTTGGGGGACTCTTCCAGGTTAGTGCTATGACCCCATAGGTGGGATGGGGTGGCCATGAGCCAGACTGATTAACCCTCACTGTCTGCAGGCCCCATCAGCCCTGGCCAGGCCCCTGGAGGTGGAACACGTGGTGGGCCAGGGGGTCCTGCACCGGGGCGGCCAGCTGCATGGGGCGCGGGCCCTGGGCAGCGGCGAGCGCTGGAACCTTGTGGTCTGGCTTCGTGCCTCAACTGTGCGCAACCACCTGTGCCCCATGTGCCTCCGAGAGCCGGAGCTGGTGGAGGACGCGGGCTTTGGAGACGGCTTCACCCGCGAGGAGCCCGACACTGTGGACGTGTGTGCACTGACCTGAGCCAGGCAGCACGGCGACGTGACACCTGGGGCCAGCAGGGCAGGAAATAAAAGCCCCCGCAGATCCGGGTACTTCTTGGGTCAAAAGGACACATGGGCTTCTGGGTCCTTCTTTCTGCTGGGATGGGCTGGAAGTGGGGTTGGAGGTATTCTTATGGGGGATACTCCGTGTTGATTGGGAGCTTGGGCCCCAGCCGCACAGTCCCCCCAGCAGCAGTTATTGGGGGTGTGGGCGGGGTAGCCCCCAGACATCCATTTCCAGGGCCAGCAGGGTGGCGTCCAGCCGCCTCCGCCTCGCAGGTGCAGAGCACAGGTGCGAGCTGTCCGCAGTGGCTATCAGGGTGTGTTGGAGGCTCCCCCTAAGGGGGGGGGTCCAGAGCAAGGGACTCGGACCCCAAGTTTCCTGGGTTCACTATCTGAGCTGGGAACTCCATctctttgtgcctcagtttcctttctGCGAAGCTCCAGTGAATCCAAGTTTATGAAGCGCTTAGTGACACCCCCACTAGCCTTTACAGTAACTCACGTCTGAACACCAGGGCTTCCGGGGAAGGTGGGGGCACCTGGGCGCCCACGCCCTCGGCAGcagtgggctggggaggggggctcgCTGCCGGGCCCCTCACCAGGCTCAGCCTCGGCCACGACCTCTAGGCTCCTCAGGCAGGTCGAGGAACGGCGCAGTGGGGTCGCCTTCTCTTCGGCCGAAGCGCCGCGGGAAGGCCCCGGCTGGAGCTGGGTTAGCGGGCTCGCAGCTCGCAGCTCGCAGCTCCGGGATTGGAGACTCCGTGCGCGTGTGTGCGGCAGCCTCCGCGCCCCGGTTGCCCCGGAGATGACGCCTCCCCGTCAGAACCAAAGGCAGCAGCTCCCGGCTCCCAGCCGGACCGTTCTCCGAGCACCGCGCGCAGCGGAAGTCCTCCCACCGCGCTCCCTCACCTGAAGACCTGAAGCAGGACGAGTGGCCGGGCCCTCTGGGCGGCCGCGGAGGAGACGGAGCACCCCCGCAGACCTTTCGAAAACAGTGAGGCCGGGCACAGGCAAGGGGTGCAGGGAAGAATTCGGGGCGCGCCTCGCGGCGGAACTAAGCAATTCCTCTCACCGCCCGGGTCCCGTGCGCGGGGGTGGGACTTCCGGACAGGGGGGCGGGACTTAAAGGGGCCGCCGCCGAGGTCGGGAGTCGCGCGGAGCCCGGGTCCCAGAGAGTGGGGGCGGGTGGGGGTCGCGCGGGGCAGGGGGGGCGGGGAGCCCGCGTCCGACAGTCTGTCCGGCCCCCAGCCCGAGGCGCCATGGCCCACGGCGGCTCCCACCGGCGCTCCCGCAGCCACTCCCGGGGCCGAGGGTCCGAGAAGAAGCGGAGGAGGAGCAGTGAGGACCGCGCGGGCGGCTCGGCTTCCAGCTCCCACGCGTCCAGGGCGGAGGGTGAGGCCGCCGCGGGCGTCGAGGGGGCGGGGGGTGTCGGAGGTCGGGGCGGCCCGGGAGCACCTGTCTGCGGGCCGGGGTCCGCGCCTGCCAGCCCGGCTCTGCAGCCTCACCTCCTCCCGCATCCAGAGAGAAGCAAACGCAAGGCCCGGAGGAGACCGcgctccagctcctcctcctcctcctcttccagctCCTCGTCCTCCTCGTCGTCCTCGtcgtcctcctcgtcctccaGTCGTGGCCGCAAGAAGCgagggaagcacaaggacaagaagaggaagaagaagcgaAGGAAGAAGAAGCTGAAGAAGAAAGGCAAGGAGAAGGCCAGGGCGCCGGCCGAGGCCCTGCCGGGACCGTCGCTGGACCAGTGGCACCGAGCCGCCGGgggcgaggaggaggaggggggcccAGGTACCTGCTGCCCGCTGGGGTGCGGGAGGGGCGGCCGGGCTCCCAGGGACCCCGCGATCAGCAGCTGCCCTGCCTTGTCCCCGTCCAGTCCTGACCGACGAGCAGAAGTCCCGCATCCAGGCCATGAAGCCCATGACCAAGGAGGAGTGGGACGCCCGGCAGAGCGTCATCCGCAAGGTGGTGGACCCTGAGACTGGGCGcaccaggtggggagcctggcccTAGGGGTGCTCACTCCACAGGGATCCTCCTGGTACTGCTCTGGAAAGGCCCAGGGTGGGGGGAGTCTGCTGATGGCACTTCTCAGGCCTGGACCCTTTCTCTACAAGCTGGTGGGCTCAgtacctcccccctccttttgcaGGCTCATTAAGGGTGACGGTGAGGTTCTTGAGGAAATCGTGACCAAAGAACGACACCGAGAGATCAACAAGGTTGGTTTTGCCCCTTTGCCCGCCATCCCCCCCCAGTTCTATTCCTCATGTGtggtccccctcccccctccccatgtgCTCTCCTCCCCAGCAAGCCACCCGAGGAGATGGTCTGGCCTTCCAGATGCGAGCAGGGCTGCTGCCCTAAGGGCCCAGCCCACAGGGCCTGTGAACAGTAGGGGTGGCACAGCCTGCAGATGGCTGGCAGGAAGCCTTGTGGGTACTGCCTGCCTTTCTTCCGGTGGACTGGTCCCCCTCAGAtgctggagggtggagggtggggtcACTGACCTAACCTGTGCTCCCACCTCTTGAGAGAACACAGCATCCCAGATATTAAAACGTTCTCTGAGATAGTTTCCTGGTTTTTTTGTGTGGAGGATGGAATGGaactgtgcttgactcccatggaggtaaaaaaaaaaaagggggggtttcaGGAGCTTTGGGGTGTGCACAAGTAGTCCTGAGCACAGGCTCTAGCAGCCACCTTTGCCTGGGTACTTCTCAGGTCAGTCACCAGGACGCCACCTCCACCCTCCCTGCTGAGCCCCAAGTCCAGAGATCTGGCTGTTAGACTGAGCCCCTTGGTGGTGGGAGTCTTGTCCTGGACTAGAGGCTGTCAGCTCCCCACTGGGTTTCAAGCCCAGTGCCCCCTGGGAGGGTCTAGAAGGGGCCCCCTCACAGGGT is a genomic window containing:
- the OGFOD2 gene encoding 2-oxoglutarate and iron-dependent oxygenase domain-containing protein 2 isoform X1 codes for the protein MATAGVPGRFYRCACFCSENLYVARYGLHVRFRDEAQLRRDYGPILRSRGCVDPKDFEELLEELQQEVERRQRLGQESAARKALIASSYRPVRPDIYSSLQDVALAPEFLDATEYSTSPGADLSGLLQRLETVSEEKRIYRLPVFTVPFCQALLEELENFERSDLPKGRPNTMNNYGVLLHELGLDEPLVTPLRERFLQPLLALLYPEWGGARLDSHRAFVVKYAPGEDRELGCHYDNAELTLNVALGKTFTGGALYFGGLFQAPSALARPLEVEHVVGQGVLHRGGQLHGARALGSGERWNLVVWLRASTVRNHLCPMCLREPELVEDAGFGDGFTREEPDTVDVCALT
- the OGFOD2 gene encoding 2-oxoglutarate and iron-dependent oxygenase domain-containing protein 2 isoform X3 → MATAGVPGRFYRCACFCSENLYVARYGLHVRFRDEAQLRRDYGPILRSRGCVDPKDFEELLEEMRKPRPREVRRCTQANATPQRTEVQPGRHHAGALGRQTALPSAEEKRIYRLPVFTVPFCQALLEELENFERSDLPKGRPNTMNNYGVLLHELGLDEPLVTPLRERFLQPLLALLYPEWGGARLDSHRAFVVKYAPGEDRELGCHYDNAELTLNVALGKTFTGGALYFGGLFQAPSALARPLEVEHVVGQGVLHRGGQLHGARALGSGERWNLVVWLRASTVRNHLCPMCLREPELVEDAGFGDGFTREEPDTVDVCALT
- the ARL6IP4 gene encoding ADP-ribosylation factor-like protein 6-interacting protein 4, producing MAHGGSHRRSRSHSRGRGSEKKRRRSSEDRAGGSASSSHASRAEERSKRKARRRPRSSSSSSSSSSSSSSSSSSSSSSSSSRGRKKRGKHKDKKRKKKRRKKKLKKKGKEKARAPAEALPGPSLDQWHRAAGGEEEEGGPVLTDEQKSRIQAMKPMTKEEWDARQSVIRKVVDPETGRTRLIKGDGEVLEEIVTKERHREINKQATRGDGLAFQMRAGLLP
- the OGFOD2 gene encoding 2-oxoglutarate and iron-dependent oxygenase domain-containing protein 2 isoform X5: MATAGVPGRFYRCACFCSENLYVARYGLHVRFRDEAQLRRDYGPILRSRGCVDPKDFEELLEEALLEELENFERSDLPKGRPNTMNNYGVLLHELGLDEPLVTPLRERFLQPLLALLYPEWGGARLDSHRAFVVKYAPGEDRELGCHYDNAELTLNVALGKTFTGGALYFGGLFQAPSALARPLEVEHVVGQGVLHRGGQLHGARALGSGERWNLVVWLRASTVRNHLCPMCLREPELVEDAGFGDGFTREEPDTVDVCALT
- the OGFOD2 gene encoding 2-oxoglutarate and iron-dependent oxygenase domain-containing protein 2 isoform X2; the encoded protein is MATAGVPGRFYRCACFCSENLYVARYGLHVRFRDEAQLRRDYGPILRSRGCVDPKDFEELLEELQQEVERRQRLGQESAARKALIASSYRPMRKPRPREVRRCTQANATPQRTEVQPGRHHAGALGRQTALPSAEEKRIYRLPVFTVPFCQALLEELENFERSDLPKGRPNTMNNYGVLLHELGLDEPLVTPLRERFLQPLLALLYPEWGGARLDSHRAFVVKYAPGEDRELGCHYDNAELTLNVALGKTFTGGALYFGGLFQAPSALARPLEVEHVVGQGVLHRGGQLHGARALGSGERWNLVVWLRASTVRNHLCPMCLREPELVEDAGFGDGFTREEPDTVDVCALT
- the OGFOD2 gene encoding 2-oxoglutarate and iron-dependent oxygenase domain-containing protein 2 isoform X4 produces the protein MATAGVPGRFYRCACFCSENLYVARYGLHVRFRDEAQLRRDYGPILRSRGCVDPKDFEELLEELQQEVERRQRLGQESAARKALIASSYRPALLEELENFERSDLPKGRPNTMNNYGVLLHELGLDEPLVTPLRERFLQPLLALLYPEWGGARLDSHRAFVVKYAPGEDRELGCHYDNAELTLNVALGKTFTGGALYFGGLFQAPSALARPLEVEHVVGQGVLHRGGQLHGARALGSGERWNLVVWLRASTVRNHLCPMCLREPELVEDAGFGDGFTREEPDTVDVCALT
- the OGFOD2 gene encoding 2-oxoglutarate and iron-dependent oxygenase domain-containing protein 2 isoform X6, translating into MRKPRPREVRRCTQANATPQRTEVQPGRHHAGALGRQTALPSAEEKRIYRLPVFTVPFCQALLEELENFERSDLPKGRPNTMNNYGVLLHELGLDEPLVTPLRERFLQPLLALLYPEWGGARLDSHRAFVVKYAPGEDRELGCHYDNAELTLNVALGKTFTGGALYFGGLFQAPSALARPLEVEHVVGQGVLHRGGQLHGARALGSGERWNLVVWLRASTVRNHLCPMCLREPELVEDAGFGDGFTREEPDTVDVCALT